One part of the Desulfonema ishimotonii genome encodes these proteins:
- a CDS encoding DUF349 domain-containing protein: MGIRDLLRPKWKHSDPAIRLKAVREMAPEQGERLRQILLEDPDPDVRMAALEKTDDETVLTRLMADRESAALAAAARGKLNAIRRDTVFNTPDARTRIALLEKLSGDEALLTEIACEIDDPAIRLAASEKISDPSLLCRITESHCGLKTGLAVVARLSAPEHLERVVRNATNKKVRNQARQQLDAIGGEASPPSAGDALAVSLGEICAGLEKCDPDRGARTVSDAISAAQAAWAASDPGQTHPLYPRFEKAVSRLETCRRRIEKEAEVRALREALASICDQIARLAEEMPDGAEETFAALGSRWTAADPEKLPDADYKRISRRFQTVCDHFDRSCELRRQQEKILRERSEMLENLCRQAEILSARKDWEEADAAWEPLLTDWKRNVSDDARFHPFRQRFETARTDYLARRQLAQSELRDARKTASERLLALCETVEAAIADKGRKPDISVRAAQQEWRQTGDPVPDLKAELAPRFNDACDRFFAARRERREKLEWEQWANLNRKQELCEAVEQLADREETDGMGKMVREARKAWKEVGPVSREKSDDIWSRFNAACDRICQRCLAEKQNLYDQLCQQIAADADRSAASKEVRAIQARWNAIGPLPLALEKELLDNFRAACDGFFEELRGFYQQRDAERQQNLPLKAALCEKAEALADADAWSETAAQLKALQRQWKKIGPVPRNDEDALWQRFRTACDTFFSRLKAQEPENLSRKEALCAQVEGLVADVSEDTDMERLGWDLMDLQRQWKEIGPVPAEHADALWKRFHTPCDEFFARRKGYMDERDAERAGNQVRKEALIAEAEGLSRSEAWQETGEQLKALQQQWKAVGPADRKAEPELWNRFHSACDIFFIRRKNHFDARDQDRRENMRQKEKLCLSLEALARLVLPEDAFENHPVPSSAAEQLSIALAFKNEVIVPGSQERTWGRVIRKVREIQKAWKEIGPVPAGSDEALWKRYRHGVDLFYSARRAASPNAPADKQPEEETRP, from the coding sequence GAGAAAACAGACGATGAGACTGTTCTCACCCGACTCATGGCCGACAGGGAGTCTGCCGCCCTGGCAGCGGCCGCCCGCGGCAAACTCAATGCCATCCGGCGGGACACTGTTTTCAACACCCCGGATGCCCGGACCCGGATTGCGCTGCTGGAAAAGCTGAGTGGCGATGAGGCGCTCCTGACCGAGATCGCCTGTGAAATCGACGACCCGGCGATCCGGCTGGCAGCCTCGGAGAAAATTTCCGACCCGTCTCTCCTCTGCCGGATTACCGAAAGCCACTGCGGCCTGAAGACCGGACTGGCTGTCGTCGCCCGGTTGTCAGCTCCGGAACATCTCGAACGGGTGGTTCGGAATGCCACCAACAAGAAGGTCAGGAATCAGGCCCGGCAGCAACTGGATGCCATCGGCGGCGAAGCATCGCCCCCTTCTGCCGGGGATGCGCTTGCCGTATCGCTGGGGGAGATCTGTGCCGGACTGGAAAAATGTGACCCGGACCGGGGGGCGCGGACGGTTTCAGATGCCATATCAGCGGCACAGGCCGCATGGGCGGCATCGGACCCCGGCCAGACCCATCCCCTTTATCCCCGGTTTGAAAAAGCGGTCTCCCGGCTTGAGACCTGCCGGAGACGTATCGAAAAAGAGGCGGAAGTGCGCGCCCTCAGGGAGGCGCTGGCGTCGATCTGTGATCAGATCGCCCGGCTGGCGGAAGAGATGCCGGACGGGGCAGAGGAGACCTTTGCGGCCCTCGGCAGCCGGTGGACGGCGGCCGATCCTGAAAAACTGCCGGATGCGGACTATAAACGCATTTCACGCCGGTTTCAGACCGTCTGTGACCATTTCGATCGCAGTTGTGAATTACGCAGGCAGCAGGAGAAGATTCTCCGGGAACGATCCGAAATGCTGGAGAACCTCTGCCGGCAGGCTGAGATACTGTCTGCGCGTAAGGACTGGGAAGAGGCCGATGCGGCCTGGGAACCGCTGCTGACCGACTGGAAGCGGAATGTCTCGGACGACGCCCGGTTTCATCCCTTCAGGCAGCGGTTTGAAACAGCCCGGACAGACTACTTGGCGCGACGCCAGCTGGCTCAGTCGGAACTCCGCGACGCCCGGAAAACAGCGTCGGAACGCCTTCTGGCCCTTTGCGAAACCGTTGAGGCCGCCATTGCCGATAAAGGCCGCAAGCCGGATATATCGGTCCGGGCGGCGCAGCAGGAGTGGCGTCAGACCGGCGATCCGGTTCCGGACCTGAAAGCGGAGCTTGCTCCCCGGTTTAACGATGCGTGTGACCGCTTTTTTGCGGCCCGGCGCGAACGCCGGGAAAAGCTGGAATGGGAACAGTGGGCCAACCTGAACCGGAAACAGGAACTGTGTGAGGCCGTGGAACAACTGGCCGACCGGGAAGAGACGGATGGCATGGGAAAAATGGTCCGCGAGGCCCGGAAGGCGTGGAAGGAGGTCGGACCGGTTTCGCGGGAAAAGTCCGATGACATCTGGTCGCGGTTCAATGCGGCCTGTGATCGCATCTGCCAGAGGTGTCTTGCCGAAAAGCAGAACCTTTATGATCAGCTGTGTCAGCAGATTGCCGCAGACGCTGACCGGAGCGCGGCGTCCAAAGAGGTGCGGGCGATCCAGGCCCGCTGGAACGCCATCGGACCGTTGCCCCTTGCCCTGGAAAAGGAACTGCTCGACAATTTCCGGGCCGCGTGCGATGGCTTCTTTGAGGAACTCCGGGGCTTTTATCAGCAGCGGGACGCCGAGCGTCAGCAGAACCTGCCCCTGAAGGCCGCGCTCTGTGAAAAGGCCGAGGCCCTGGCCGACGCCGATGCCTGGTCAGAGACTGCCGCACAGCTCAAAGCGCTTCAGCGGCAGTGGAAAAAGATCGGACCGGTTCCCAGAAACGATGAGGATGCCCTGTGGCAGCGTTTTCGGACGGCATGTGACACCTTTTTCAGCCGCCTCAAGGCACAGGAACCGGAAAATCTCAGCAGAAAAGAGGCCCTGTGCGCGCAGGTCGAAGGGCTGGTGGCCGATGTCAGTGAGGATACGGACATGGAACGGCTCGGCTGGGATCTGATGGACCTGCAACGCCAGTGGAAGGAGATCGGGCCGGTCCCGGCGGAACATGCGGATGCGCTGTGGAAGCGGTTTCACACGCCCTGCGACGAATTCTTTGCCCGGCGGAAGGGGTATATGGATGAGCGGGACGCCGAACGGGCCGGCAATCAGGTCCGGAAAGAAGCCCTGATCGCCGAGGCCGAGGGCCTCTCCCGTTCGGAAGCGTGGCAGGAGACCGGTGAGCAGCTCAAAGCGCTTCAGCAGCAGTGGAAGGCCGTCGGACCGGCCGACCGGAAGGCCGAGCCGGAACTCTGGAACCGCTTTCACTCGGCATGTGACATCTTTTTTATCCGCCGGAAAAACCACTTTGACGCACGGGACCAGGACCGGCGGGAAAATATGAGACAGAAAGAAAAGCTCTGTCTGTCGCTGGAAGCGCTGGCCCGGCTGGTCCTGCCCGAAGACGCCTTTGAGAACCACCCGGTTCCGTCGTCTGCGGCAGAACAGCTCAGCATTGCCCTGGCGTTCAAAAATGAGGTGATCGTGCCGGGAAGCCAGGAGCGGACGTGGGGACGGGTGATCCGGAAGGTGCGTGAGATTCAGAAGGCGTGGAAGGAGATCGGTCCGGTGCCGGCCGGCAGCGACGAGGCGCTCTGGAAACGCTACCGGCATGGGGTTGATCTGTTTTACAGCGCCCGCCGCGCCGCCAGTCCCAATGCCCCTGCTGACAAACAGCCGGAGGAAGAGACGCGCCCATGA
- the dfsP gene encoding DUF166 family (seleno)protein DfsP produces MRDSDRPHVQKIAVFQQHNSTESKIAGIRRYGRDLFDIAVFAIDGALPPIIDDSSPYLPQQIHADLVLDFLKHPDLSCDLGDLCTANHIPVVASGKKSRDRHTFTPPTUCGLSGQVCLGHYGERFGAPALDAVVRHGKIAEIRVRRGAPCGATWAAARGVIGLETRFYCSADPSGWDPMYGHSPVHFAGEIHMAALRRAVTRPAKNG; encoded by the coding sequence ATGAGAGATTCCGATCGTCCGCATGTTCAGAAAATCGCCGTATTTCAACAACACAACAGCACGGAAAGTAAGATCGCGGGCATTCGCAGGTACGGCCGCGATCTTTTTGACATCGCCGTGTTTGCCATTGACGGGGCGCTGCCGCCGATTATTGACGATTCATCGCCCTACCTCCCGCAGCAGATTCACGCCGACCTCGTTCTTGACTTCCTGAAGCATCCCGACCTTTCCTGTGACCTTGGCGATCTGTGTACGGCGAACCATATCCCGGTTGTCGCCTCCGGCAAAAAAAGTCGGGACAGGCATACCTTCACGCCGCCCACCTGATGCGGACTTTCCGGGCAGGTCTGCCTGGGACATTACGGGGAGCGTTTCGGCGCACCGGCCCTTGACGCCGTCGTCCGTCATGGGAAAATCGCTGAAATCCGGGTCCGGCGGGGCGCGCCCTGCGGGGCAACCTGGGCGGCGGCCCGGGGGGTGATCGGGCTTGAGACCCGGTTTTACTGTTCTGCCGACCCTTCGGGGTGGGATCCCATGTACGGACACAGCCCGGTTCACTTTGCCGGAGAGATTCACATGGCCGCCCTAAGACGGGCGGTGACGCGCCCGGCGAAAAACGGTTAA
- a CDS encoding recombinase family protein, whose product MNDFLKSLRSNSKDRRYDRNNRKPYGNSYPNGNSQHYNNNPQYRGNDKGNGNVRKNTLTTSEEREKLALLLGEALPEIKGLVENIAGNQQQLIALEERKAIAEERKADAIDRLADAAIRFLESAETPFGAESEPAGSVRPELRVVSRNEPVAPIPPHVGIRRTGRNERDAVLNVIYAMRDEGATYTQIASYLEEKSVPTFSGKGKWHAQTIHRVCQIKN is encoded by the coding sequence ATGAACGATTTTTTAAAGAGCCTTCGGAGCAATTCCAAGGACAGGCGGTATGACAGAAACAATCGCAAACCCTATGGCAATTCCTACCCCAACGGCAATTCCCAACACTATAACAATAACCCTCAGTACCGGGGCAATGACAAGGGGAACGGCAACGTGAGAAAAAATACACTCACCACGTCGGAAGAGCGGGAGAAGCTGGCGCTGCTGCTGGGCGAAGCGCTGCCGGAGATCAAAGGGCTGGTGGAAAATATCGCGGGAAATCAGCAGCAGCTGATCGCGCTGGAAGAGCGCAAGGCAATTGCTGAGGAGCGCAAAGCCGATGCCATTGACCGTCTTGCGGATGCGGCCATCCGCTTTCTGGAGTCTGCTGAAACGCCTTTCGGTGCGGAAAGTGAGCCGGCCGGCAGCGTCCGGCCGGAACTCCGTGTGGTCTCCCGGAATGAACCCGTTGCGCCGATCCCCCCGCATGTGGGCATCCGAAGAACCGGGCGCAATGAGCGGGACGCCGTACTCAATGTGATCTATGCCATGCGCGATGAGGGGGCGACCTATACCCAGATCGCATCCTACCTGGAAGAAAAAAGTGTCCCCACCTTTTCGGGAAAAGGCAAGTGGCATGCCCAGACCATTCACCGGGTCTGTCAGATCAAAAACTGA
- a CDS encoding ATP-dependent helicase has translation MQLSKQQQDAVEHMGTPALVVAGAGSGKTRTLTAKIDYLIGRGYDPERILAITFTNKAAGEMKSRLETLTGMPAARFPWVRTYHSACYRILKKHCACLGYTLPLQIYAGYQQQKMIRDIILGMNFDKKNVPAVMAHISSAKNSGNPLSYFETKARVSGIRLADVFRTYERLLREKNAVDFDNILLKARDLIRDHEPVRREYHDLFQYILVDEYQDSNNLQEELTRLLLADGNLFCVGDDWQAIYGFRGSNVNHFLSFGETYRDGKVFRLEQNYRSADEIVQVANDLIGYNKQKMDKRCFSEKRGGLIELHEFFDETQEARWVCRKIRTLRGMGIPCGKMGVLYRTKFCSLSFEKGFRAANIPYQMMGSKGFFERKEILDINCYLIAAAFPKDDAAFERILNTPKRGIGPGTVKKIGAVRTGDMSLQDAVRKVIRERVMSAKIHTALTGLIGHIDDIREMSPDTAIHAVLSRFDYMAHLRQYAKSNEDYIAREENIKQLIYSAAQHSSILDYLEEATLVNEDREDDDGDEGTGVRLSTIHASKGLEYYVVFIVGCEENLFPHWKSLESSAGLQEERRLMYVAATRAEKHLYMSCAQYRRGQSNPRSRFWDEIEEALDL, from the coding sequence ATGCAATTATCAAAGCAGCAGCAAGATGCGGTGGAACATATGGGAACCCCGGCCCTGGTTGTGGCCGGCGCAGGGTCCGGTAAAACCCGGACCCTGACCGCCAAGATCGACTATCTGATCGGACGGGGATATGACCCCGAACGCATTCTTGCCATCACTTTCACCAACAAGGCGGCGGGTGAGATGAAAAGCCGCCTCGAAACCCTGACCGGGATGCCTGCCGCCCGTTTTCCCTGGGTTCGGACCTATCATTCCGCGTGTTACCGGATTCTGAAAAAGCATTGTGCCTGCCTGGGCTATACCCTTCCGCTTCAGATTTACGCGGGCTATCAGCAGCAGAAGATGATCAGGGATATCATCCTGGGCATGAATTTTGACAAAAAGAACGTCCCCGCAGTGATGGCCCATATTTCCAGCGCCAAGAATTCGGGAAATCCCCTCTCCTATTTTGAGACAAAAGCACGGGTTTCGGGCATCCGCCTTGCGGACGTATTCAGGACTTACGAGCGGTTGCTCCGGGAGAAAAATGCCGTCGATTTTGACAATATCCTGCTGAAGGCCCGCGACCTGATCCGGGACCATGAGCCGGTGCGCCGGGAATACCATGACCTGTTTCAGTACATTCTCGTGGACGAATATCAGGACTCCAACAACCTCCAGGAAGAGCTGACCCGCCTGCTGCTGGCCGACGGGAACCTCTTCTGTGTGGGGGATGACTGGCAGGCCATCTACGGATTTCGCGGCAGCAACGTCAATCACTTCCTCTCCTTCGGGGAGACCTACAGGGACGGAAAGGTGTTCCGGCTGGAGCAGAATTACCGCTCGGCCGATGAGATCGTGCAGGTGGCCAACGACCTGATCGGCTACAATAAACAGAAGATGGACAAGCGCTGTTTTTCCGAAAAGCGGGGCGGCCTGATCGAGCTTCATGAGTTCTTTGACGAAACCCAGGAGGCCCGGTGGGTCTGCCGGAAAATCCGCACCCTCCGGGGGATGGGCATTCCCTGCGGCAAAATGGGCGTACTCTACCGGACCAAGTTCTGTTCGCTCTCCTTTGAAAAGGGTTTTCGGGCGGCCAATATCCCCTATCAGATGATGGGATCCAAGGGGTTTTTCGAGCGCAAGGAGATCCTCGATATCAACTGCTATCTGATCGCGGCAGCCTTTCCCAAAGATGATGCGGCCTTCGAGCGGATTCTCAACACCCCGAAACGGGGCATCGGTCCGGGCACCGTGAAAAAGATCGGGGCGGTCCGTACCGGCGACATGAGCCTTCAGGACGCGGTCCGAAAGGTTATCCGGGAGCGGGTCATGTCCGCCAAAATCCACACGGCCCTGACCGGGCTGATCGGGCATATTGACGATATCCGGGAGATGTCGCCGGACACGGCCATCCATGCGGTTCTGTCCCGGTTTGACTACATGGCGCATCTGAGGCAGTATGCCAAATCGAATGAGGACTATATCGCGCGGGAGGAAAACATCAAACAGCTGATCTATTCCGCCGCCCAGCACAGCTCCATTCTCGATTATCTGGAAGAGGCCACGCTGGTCAATGAGGACAGGGAGGATGACGACGGGGATGAGGGGACGGGGGTGAGGCTGTCCACCATCCACGCCAGCAAGGGGCTGGAGTATTATGTGGTCTTTATCGTCGGCTGTGAGGAAAACCTTTTTCCCCACTGGAAATCCCTGGAATCCTCAGCAGGGCTTCAGGAAGAGCGGCGGCTGATGTATGTGGCCGCCACCCGTGCGGAAAAGCATTTGTACATGAGCTGTGCCCAGTATCGGCGGGGTCAGTCCAATCCCAGAAGCCGGTTCTGGGATGAGATTGAGGAGGCCCTTGATCTTTAA
- a CDS encoding sigma-54 interaction domain-containing protein, with product MFEQEQNNYWKTVVDTIQDGIMIVDTGGTIISVNRALSEMTGYAKAELTGQPCSVLNCDTCEIARAREGEHWCVLFRTGSMKMRRCTFMRRDRVHVHVLKNASLLYDKNGKVMGAVETMTDISEIVAKDTQIEAFRRELRLEDAFHGILGNSAPMQQIFDLIGNAAHSDAPVIILGESGTGKELVAKAIHDAKGNAARPFVKVNCAALNESLLESELFGHVKGAFTGAYRSREGRFEAARGGDIFLDEIGDLPLSTQVKLLRVLEEKVVERVGDNKPIHTDVRIISATNRNLAELVRQGHFREDLFYRINVIPIHVPPLRERVGDIPLLADFFFRRIQLRSGKEIRGISREAMHLLMECPWPGNVRELKSAFEFAFVSCTGGMIAPHHFPPTVFRDRRPGGGSREGKKERDDAKKEALIRTLEATGGNQSEAARILGVSRVTVWNRMKKYNVRFMQKLDT from the coding sequence ATGTTTGAACAGGAGCAGAACAACTACTGGAAAACCGTGGTGGACACCATACAGGATGGCATTATGATTGTGGATACGGGCGGGACCATTATCTCGGTCAACCGGGCACTGAGCGAGATGACCGGCTATGCCAAAGCCGAGCTGACCGGTCAGCCCTGCTCGGTACTGAACTGTGATACCTGCGAGATTGCCAGGGCGCGGGAGGGGGAACACTGGTGCGTCCTCTTCAGGACCGGCAGCATGAAGATGCGTCGGTGTACCTTTATGCGGCGGGACCGTGTCCATGTCCATGTACTGAAAAACGCCTCCCTTCTGTATGACAAAAACGGCAAAGTCATGGGGGCGGTGGAGACCATGACCGATATATCGGAAATCGTGGCAAAAGATACCCAGATCGAGGCCTTCCGCCGGGAACTCCGGCTGGAGGACGCTTTTCACGGCATCCTGGGTAACTCGGCCCCCATGCAGCAGATCTTTGACCTGATCGGCAACGCGGCCCACTCGGACGCGCCCGTCATCATCCTGGGCGAGAGCGGCACCGGAAAGGAGCTGGTGGCAAAGGCCATCCATGATGCCAAGGGCAATGCGGCCCGGCCCTTTGTCAAGGTCAACTGCGCGGCCCTGAACGAGTCCCTGCTGGAGAGCGAGCTGTTCGGCCATGTGAAAGGCGCGTTCACGGGCGCATACCGGAGCCGGGAGGGGCGGTTTGAGGCGGCCCGGGGCGGCGATATCTTTCTGGACGAGATCGGGGATCTGCCCCTCTCCACCCAGGTCAAACTGCTCCGGGTGCTGGAGGAGAAGGTGGTCGAACGGGTCGGCGACAACAAGCCCATCCACACTGACGTGCGGATCATCTCCGCCACCAACAGAAATCTGGCGGAACTGGTGCGGCAGGGGCATTTCAGAGAAGACCTCTTTTACCGGATCAACGTGATCCCCATCCATGTGCCGCCGCTCCGGGAGCGGGTGGGAGACATCCCCCTGCTGGCCGATTTTTTTTTCAGGCGCATTCAGCTCAGAAGCGGCAAGGAGATCCGGGGCATTTCCAGAGAGGCCATGCACCTGCTCATGGAATGCCCCTGGCCGGGGAATGTCCGGGAGCTGAAAAGCGCCTTTGAGTTTGCCTTTGTCTCCTGCACCGGGGGCATGATTGCGCCGCACCATTTCCCGCCGACGGTCTTCCGCGACAGGCGGCCCGGCGGCGGTTCCCGGGAGGGAAAAAAAGAACGGGATGACGCCAAAAAAGAGGCGCTGATCCGTACGCTTGAGGCGACCGGGGGAAACCAGTCCGAGGCCGCACGTATCCTCGGGGTTTCGCGGGTGACGGTCTGGAACCGCATGAAAAAATACAATGTCCGTTTTATGCAGAAACTGGATACCTGA
- a CDS encoding FAD-dependent oxidoreductase, which produces MADQQRVLIIGGVATGPKTAARLKRLTPEADVTLIDRDSIVSYGACGLPYYVEGLFEDVNELINTPVGVPRNAMFFNKVKGFKVLTRTEALKIDRQAGTVRVRNLDSGEESDMPYDKLVIATGGYPFRPPIPGVDLKNVWFMTHPSHAESLVREIGAQGLKKAVLVGAGFIGIEMAEALIHRGVEVTIVEMMDQIMPGILDKDVATFAAKHLRQKGVRLVLGERVTGIGGTDRVTSVDTDKQSIETDLAVIAVGTRPNDALAREAGLSCMEQGGIVINEYCQTSDPDIYAGGDCVVNTYAGGAAGSQLFVALGSTANKHGRVIANHIAGSPTPFAGISCTGIVRAFDFSLGRTGLSEKQAKALNLDVETVTWAGPDMPHYIPGAGPFVIKMIASKRDRKLLGVQVAGMGNGAKRLDVAASMILMGGTLDDVANIDFGYAPPFSPPIDPLATCAHILTNKLDGLAKSISAFEARDRIEQGDVLLIDVRTPGEFEEMRLPYDVTHIPLGALRDKAASLPKDRDILAFCKVSMRGYEAQRILNAAGFDRVRFIEGGIVGWPFEVKMLKQ; this is translated from the coding sequence ATGGCAGATCAACAGCGTGTACTGATTATCGGCGGCGTGGCCACCGGTCCTAAAACAGCGGCAAGACTGAAACGGCTGACCCCTGAGGCGGATGTCACCCTGATTGACCGAGACAGCATCGTCTCCTACGGGGCCTGCGGCCTGCCCTATTATGTGGAGGGGCTTTTTGAAGATGTGAACGAGCTGATCAACACCCCGGTGGGCGTTCCGAGAAATGCCATGTTTTTCAACAAGGTAAAGGGATTTAAGGTGCTGACCCGCACCGAGGCCCTGAAGATCGACCGGCAGGCCGGAACCGTCCGGGTGAGGAATCTTGATTCCGGCGAGGAAAGCGATATGCCCTATGACAAGCTGGTCATCGCCACGGGTGGCTATCCCTTCCGCCCGCCCATTCCGGGCGTGGACCTGAAAAATGTCTGGTTTATGACCCATCCCAGCCACGCGGAGAGCCTGGTCAGGGAGATCGGGGCCCAGGGGCTGAAAAAGGCGGTCCTGGTCGGCGCGGGCTTCATCGGCATTGAGATGGCCGAGGCCCTGATCCACCGGGGCGTTGAGGTCACCATCGTGGAGATGATGGACCAGATCATGCCCGGCATTCTGGACAAGGATGTGGCCACATTTGCCGCCAAACATCTGCGCCAGAAAGGGGTGAGGCTGGTGCTGGGTGAGCGGGTCACGGGCATCGGCGGCACAGACCGGGTGACATCGGTTGACACCGACAAACAGAGCATTGAGACAGATCTGGCGGTCATCGCCGTGGGGACGCGCCCCAACGACGCCCTGGCCCGTGAAGCCGGGCTCAGCTGCATGGAGCAGGGCGGCATCGTCATCAACGAATACTGCCAGACCAGCGACCCGGACATTTACGCCGGCGGCGACTGCGTGGTCAACACCTATGCGGGCGGCGCGGCTGGCAGCCAGCTCTTTGTGGCCCTCGGGTCCACGGCCAACAAGCACGGACGGGTTATCGCCAACCACATCGCAGGCAGCCCCACGCCCTTCGCCGGTATCTCCTGCACGGGCATTGTCCGGGCCTTTGACTTCTCCCTGGGCCGCACCGGCCTGTCGGAAAAGCAGGCCAAAGCCCTGAATCTCGATGTGGAGACCGTCACCTGGGCCGGGCCGGACATGCCCCACTATATTCCGGGGGCCGGGCCGTTTGTCATCAAAATGATCGCCTCAAAGCGGGACCGGAAGCTGCTGGGCGTCCAGGTGGCCGGAATGGGCAACGGGGCCAAGCGCCTGGATGTGGCCGCCAGCATGATCCTCATGGGCGGCACCCTGGATGATGTGGCCAACATCGATTTCGGATATGCCCCGCCCTTCAGCCCGCCCATTGACCCCCTGGCCACCTGCGCCCATATCCTGACCAACAAGCTGGACGGGCTGGCGAAAAGCATATCCGCATTCGAGGCCAGAGACCGCATTGAGCAGGGCGACGTACTCCTGATTGACGTTCGGACGCCCGGCGAGTTTGAGGAAATGCGGCTGCCCTATGACGTGACCCACATTCCCCTGGGCGCATTGCGTGACAAGGCGGCCTCCCTGCCCAAAGACAGGGATATTCTGGCCTTCTGCAAGGTGAGTATGCGCGGCTACGAGGCCCAGCGCATTCTCAACGCTGCCGGATTCGACCGGGTGCGGTTCATCGAGGGCGGCATCGTGGGCTGGCCCTTTGAAGTGAAGATGCTGAAACAATAA
- a CDS encoding HD domain-containing protein, with protein MTEIYARIRSRARQIACQYPAPAFYGDFPGANAFSRRFFETDVLILKIRRFVAEHLENDFGHGLQHAVRVSLDAGALIFIESRQAGGDTDAVRHNVRLAQCAGLLHDVKRREKNHARAGADYAQKLLKSCLLPAADIEKVVLAIRNHEAFTTPSPPPTPAGRLLSDCLYDADKFRWGPDNFTDTVWDMAASLEIPIREFACRYAGGMEKLASIRATFRSDTGKIYGPQFIDIGIAIGDRVYDIIQTEFIRHLR; from the coding sequence ATGACAGAGATATATGCCCGCATCCGAAGCCGTGCCCGTCAGATCGCCTGTCAGTATCCGGCCCCGGCCTTTTACGGCGATTTCCCCGGCGCCAATGCGTTTTCACGGCGGTTTTTTGAAACAGATGTCCTGATTCTGAAAATACGGCGTTTTGTGGCGGAACACCTGGAGAACGATTTCGGACACGGTCTTCAGCATGCCGTCAGGGTGAGCCTGGACGCCGGGGCGCTGATCTTTATCGAATCCCGGCAGGCCGGTGGCGATACGGACGCAGTGCGGCACAACGTCCGTCTGGCCCAGTGCGCAGGCCTGCTGCACGATGTGAAGCGCCGGGAGAAAAATCATGCCCGGGCCGGGGCGGATTATGCACAGAAGCTGCTGAAATCCTGCCTGCTCCCTGCCGCTGACATTGAAAAAGTGGTTCTGGCGATCCGCAATCACGAGGCCTTCACAACGCCGTCGCCGCCCCCCACCCCGGCAGGACGCCTGCTGTCAGATTGCCTGTATGACGCGGATAAGTTCCGGTGGGGCCCGGACAATTTCACCGACACCGTGTGGGATATGGCCGCCAGTCTTGAAATTCCCATCCGGGAATTTGCCTGCCGCTACGCCGGGGGGATGGAGAAGCTGGCCAGTATCAGAGCCACCTTCCGGTCAGATACGGGAAAAATATACGGGCCGCAGTTCATCGACATCGGCATTGCCATCGGTGACAGGGTATATGACATCATTCAGACCGAATTCATCCGGCATCTCAGATGA
- a CDS encoding DnaJ domain-containing protein, translating into MKRFLLILLALIYTLFPFDLIPDLFFGPGWIDDLLVWIIVCTYLWFRQNTEGGARQDEDETGHASSGKEYDGTGNASAQAHAPKAPHEILGVRQNATPEEIRKAYRELANKYHPDKVAHLGEEFQTIAEIRFKEIQAAYRCMMPR; encoded by the coding sequence ATGAAACGCTTTCTGCTGATTCTTCTGGCCCTGATCTACACCCTGTTTCCCTTTGACCTGATCCCGGACCTGTTTTTCGGTCCGGGCTGGATAGACGACCTGCTGGTCTGGATCATTGTATGCACATACCTCTGGTTCCGGCAGAATACGGAGGGAGGGGCGCGGCAGGATGAAGATGAAACCGGTCACGCCTCATCCGGCAAAGAATACGACGGCACGGGGAACGCATCGGCTCAGGCCCATGCCCCCAAAGCGCCCCATGAGATACTGGGCGTGAGACAGAACGCGACCCCGGAAGAGATCAGAAAAGCCTACCGGGAGCTGGCCAATAAATATCACCCCGATAAGGTCGCCCATCTGGGGGAGGAATTTCAGACCATTGCCGAGATCCGCTTTAAGGAGATACAGGCGGCCTACAGGTGCATGATGCCCCGGTAG